Proteins from one Oncorhynchus gorbuscha isolate QuinsamMale2020 ecotype Even-year linkage group LG18, OgorEven_v1.0, whole genome shotgun sequence genomic window:
- the LOC124003934 gene encoding inactive phospholipase D5-like codes for MAAPTTQPQEPMKSQQKCIAIFALLCCFAVLVALTFSAVDVWGEDEDGITEENCNRHCRIVLVENIPEDLPLSVDGTTHVPLSTGLNSLLDQAKHSVEVVSPVWNLNSWDQETWPNSDTQGQLLFQRLLNLKTREVKLKIASSLTDSAELQKLTEHGAEVRFVNMSALTRGGLHSNFWVVDRRHVFIGSASMDWRSLSKRKELGVVVYNCSCLAIDLHRVFSFYWQLQNRDYVPSIWSKRVTALYGKDSPVTLYLNDTEFTAYVSTSPDLFCPKNRAKDIDVIQHVMQEAKLFIYISVTDYIPLLTRRSGGPLVSRYWSPIDEMIREAVVLRGVKVRMLISFWKQTHPLTFNFIMSLESLCMELANCSLEVKFFSRREQMANSQPGVNHNKYMVTDSAVYIGNHDWVGSEFVYNAGTGLVIKPTQTLKERGATILEQVKAVFERDWHSHYAKTLQASNRTPEGSKYRNLHNNQRARV; via the exons ATGGCAGCACCAACTACACAGCCACAGGAGCCTATGAAG TCTCAGCAGAAGTGCATAGCCATCTTTGCTCTGCTGTGCTGCTTCGCTGTGCTGGTGGCTCTCACCTTCTCCGCGGTAGACGTCTGGGGGGAGGACGAGGACGGAATCACAGAAGAGAACTGTAACAGACACTGTCG CATTGTCCTTGTGGAGAACATTCCGGAGGACCTCCCCCTTTCCGTAGATGGTACAACCCACGTTCCCCTCTCCACAGGCCTCAACAGCCTGTTGGACCAGGCCAAGCACTCAGTGGAGGTGGTATCTCCCGTCTGGAACCTCAACTCATGGGACCAAGAGACATGGCCCAACTCTGACACACAG GGCCAGCTTCTGTTCCAGAGACTGCTCAACCTCAAGACTCGGGAGGTTAAATTGAAGATTGCCAGCAGTCTCACAGACTCTGCTGAACTGCAGAAACTAACAGAGCATG GTGCCGAGGTTCGCTTTGTGAATATGTCAGCTCTGACCAGAGGCGGACTGCACTCCAATTTCTGGGTTGTTGATAGGAGGCATGTGTTCATTGGCAGTGCCAGCATGGACTGGAGATCACTGTCCAAG AGGAAGGAGTTGGGGGTGGTGGTTTATAACTGCAGCTGTCTGGCTATAGACCTCCATAGGGTCTTCTCCTTTTACTGGCAGCTCCAGAACCGAGACTACGTCCCTTCTATCTGGTCTAAGAGAGTCACGGCCCTCTACGGCAAGGACAGCCCCGTAACGCTGTACCTCAATGATACAGAGTTTACCGCTTATGTGTCG aCCTCTCCTGACCTCTTCTGTCCAAAGAATCGGGCCAAGGACATAGATGTCATACAGCATGTGATGCAGGAGGCCAAGTTGTTCATCTACATCTCTGTCACAGACTACATTCCCCTACTCACCAGAAGGTCTGGAGGGCCTTTAGTTTCAAG ATACTGGTCTCCTATCGATGAGATGATACGTGAGGCTGTGGTCCTGCGAGGGGTCAAAGTTCGCATGCTCATCAGTTTCTGGAAGCAGACCCACCCGCTCACCTTCAACTTCATTATGTCCCTCGAGTCACTGTGCATGGAGCTGGCCAACTGCTCCCTAGAAGTG AAGTTTTTTAGCAGGAGGGAGCAGATGGCTAATAGTCAACCAGGAGTCAACCACAATAAGTACATGGTGACCGACAGTGCTGTGTACATAG GTAATCACGACTGGGTGGGGAGTGAGTTTGTCTATAACGCTGGAACCGGACTCGTCATCAAACCAACACAAACTCTCAAGGAGAGGGGCGCCACAATCCTGGAACAGGTGAAGGCTGTATTCGAGAGAGACTGGCATTCGCACTACGCTAAAACCCTACAGGCCAGTAATAGGACTCCAGAGGGTAGCAAATACAGGAACCTCCACAACAACCAGAGGGCCAGAGTCTGA